A region of the Silene latifolia isolate original U9 population chromosome 9, ASM4854445v1, whole genome shotgun sequence genome:
gggacttttcttcaaatcattcatatagtaattcgctctaaattgcgaaaaaccatcgtggagtgagtgaagcatgcggtcgatcacaatgttctcgctgatcttacaatcaaaggtctccagcttctcgacattctcaatcatgctgaaaatgtgtgggctaactggttggcccttctggagtctcgcatcaaagaaacgagtggtatgctcataggtcacgattctcggtgctttcgagaattccttggggagcgtggtgaaaatcttgttcgcaccatgggatatgaagcgtttctgcaaattgggttccattgcaaaaatgagtacgtttttaatcgcacccgcttccatacagaaatcattaaacttggtgattacagcagctctagccgtgggacctgggtttgccgggatgggctctaatagatatttgagcttcccgtcagcagcggcagcattccgtaatgccgcctcccaatccgcgaagtttgatccatcattcttcagtcgagtagactgattcatctgatttatgaagatccgaagccaggactcacggtccaatgtggcacttggcattgggttatcagtagaaccagccatttgttattagcagtttaaaaattcgtgatctacactgaaaaggaaagaaaaacaaaacgaaataagcaactcatcgaggtgatttaagtctattttaaaatacattttaacatgtagactctcgcacttgcataattgatctccctcaagaatgatacaagtgatcccaagactcaatttccgtaaattgataagccaactgtttagctagttcttccgtaaaaactcttggtcgatagatttctggaaatcctatctatagtccaccataatcacaggatcgtacgagtgaccatagtgttgagataaataagtcaatcggttccaacttacccgacgtagaaggggtcatattatgcctaccgacgaagaagggattcattggagtttgacctataaagaccgttctcaattttttgattatacgaggaagatcccatcaacttaattataattcatattaagtgaacgaataactagcgtctgcgtgaatgaattaatttaggtgatggcttagcatagatcgtgtgatatgagaatgtcaaagaaaactaactcgagacctctatatgtgtcagttttcatgcaataaataggtggtttggtgtttaggcggaatatgatgcatattatcgttgcgaaaaataaataaaagaatgcaatacgtaaataaaaaattcctagtgtggcctatcctaataaaaagaacataaaacaactttggaatccaccgttggacccgagaagcttgtcttgatgttccatcttgatccatgtagcgggagtgagcatccggtctccacctttggtcttctcaaaaattacatttaaaattacaaaatataacctatttacattctaattaaaacagtaattacaagtgaaaaatccaaaacggagatacgagatctcaaaatacaaccaagaccgtgttccatcattacggtaacacgttctactaaggccacactaagttacaaccgtttgtaaaataaataaatacgtaatataaagcattcaaaataatcaaaacgataaataaaatgcattaactaaattaaatttattcgtgacataattccgtaattatgttaaatttatccaaaccaccttttaatgattaaaattcatgtgataaaaccgcttctatcattcaattttaatctaatacaatccgttactttaaatacgctttaaaataacttaatggtacgtgtgtgaaccgtttcacaatcatagcgagtgtacaatatccgtataaagtacatattaaggacaaaagaaaatttaaaacaaaagaataaattttcaaagcttgcGAAACaaaaaaatccctcgatccagggacaatagtgctcgatcgaggaactaaagggctcgatcgatcaatcgctagtcgatcgagaggtatgctaatcaggaagtactcgatcgacagaactggtggtcgatcgaggacttttatcagcaatactgctcgatcgagtacgaggacttctcgatcgagcagtggggttttaaaagtggtcgatcgagtacagcaaggactcgatcgagtaaaaacaagacagaaaaacctctcgatcgattaaaaacttggtcgatcgagaacaaaagtttctggaaaacttaaaaccctcgtgaaacagttttgacgaaataaaacaaaaacaattttgatcaaaaccacatcaaaacaattttataatctgACAAAAcgtgacatattgttataatctccgtataaaacaacaatatgcataaaaacaaatcgaaaatgaaaacaaaaacagccgcaaaacacgtttggccgcacggttttcaaagcACGAAAacgcaacaacaaaaaaaaaaatttcagccgagaAAAAAAATTGCTGCCTCACGGTTTTCTAGACAATCCGAGATCGTCTCAAAtcgtttttatgaaaaatcacaatgaaaatttacgtggcctcgctctgataccacttgtggggtaatatccgtataagaccctttaaatttaggactataacgtaaatttaacatgtgaaatatggtcataaacgaaatacaatatagaaacgacaaagataaagaatcaacctcgggtcctttgtggtgcggcgtaaagaacagaaatcaacagagattccctcctaattgttgcacccaagaccgtctgagactatgcccttgtgctagaaatgctttctaattgacttgcaatattgagaaagctcttgtgaggttttacgatgtgagatctaggtttcgagagaaaatgatctccaaaaccctagttttctcgaaaaatgaaattgtctaggtcaaaaggagagggagtctctccttttgtttggttcggccagccgtgggtttgcatggggaagtgggcttccacttcctcttaattttacctcgtggaccggctcgaaaaacgctaaatgtatatgacgcggtttattataaatcgtcatcggttatcggttattaaagcatcaactaataatacggattagttgaaacattaatacatgtccgacaaagacgatattgtataattatattcaatatacatttaattaaatataaaacggttatattcaatttacgaattaactgcttaattcgccttagccattattatttaatccgtattaaataacatatctcaacatcacattttgacttattattagtcaaataactcggactaactggttagtcaattttggcatctacatgacagtattttcatactgtcacatctctcaaacgtatcctataggtgtgattttgagggaccagttgatcaccgccatctgtatgacaataacgtcaaacttatctagcaagccaaccgttattgataaacgtggatcaactgataataataccaaaagtatgccctttgatccttttagagatttataagtccttgcactaactgttaaggacaccaaccccaacaagctcccacttgtccgtacaagtgtatgtgcaatgacgttatccgcactaactggaggacacatgctccaacaaggttctcctctccttctattgtgAAAGGATTTACGAACTctctagtgggttgaacaacttcactaatacctcttaaattcctcctaacaagtctcctattgttcgtcaaggttctttcgatttcacggtcaaaaggtaacaaatcaccttgtaaccttctagacatgcaaaatatcaaacaacttgaaaacaattagaacaaaccttgaggagttttacttccccaaggcgaagaaagacacaactaataacaataaaaaggaaatctaaatcaaacaaacaccgtccccggcaatggcgccatttttgatcaggtccgtttcgtgttcacaattaaagatgtggtcgttgggtcacggtcgaatcaaaacacaatttataacttcacaaacaactctataattagtaaagaggcaagtaaaggtcggatcccaagggacgggtattgaaatgatatttctattgcaactagtggtgtctaaggggtgtcacaaattgggttgatgtagaaggtcactaaactaaactagcaatgaaaataaacaagaaagatgaactaaaatagcactagggtgtcatgggatcataggggaatcatgggaattgatcatacaaacatgttctcaaattataagcaagcaattattgttgtgatggattgagttgggttatatcttacaatcctaggaaagtttgggtcccggagccgaatcgattagattgtacaacacctacaagtcgactgaatcttccctactcaacaacatgcatggtctaatgagactcgagttggtttatgtcttacaagtctcattgaaaagatagaagatgatagtaaatgcaaggattcataggcttagcatttcatcaaatataacatgtccatgagttgagatcaaaacaagcaagcaaataaaacataaaagcatattaatttaagcatgaatcattccccatgttggtttcccctaatcacccatttaaccctagctaaaagactactcactcattatcatgttgatcatgttagcaaggttgtcaatcataccaacaatatgaaacatgatgaataaatggaagtaattaacaataattaaaaagggattaagagaattatacctactaatgattccaataataaagcaaagataaaagaagtacttgatgcttgattgagaggttgtcaatctccaaacaataacccaaataatcttcaattacccaaaataaaggatgaacaaaagagagattaaggaaataaaacttgtattagaacttgattaattgttgattacaaaactaaagagagatttgattgatattaactactctaattattgataaaagaacatgctcctctaattagactaatggggtatttatagtggaaattagggaggatgcattagggttaactaagggctaaactagtaattacactttttagattgagcaaggaggagccggtatttttcgaaggaagggcttctttcttcgtagcttggagaagaggaaatcacgctgtgctggaatccgggcggaataaggtcgggacgggcggattctggtgatggggtccgagcggattcgagggaatccgggcggattgtggaggtggaatccgagcggattagagcaaagccgcaTGGATTGTGCAGCTGTGGGACggccggattggtgacaatccgcacggattgtcactcagcaagacatcttcttcttttcttcccttttcttcataaattccttggggatttccttgggtactcaaggatcctttctcaacattgctcttctactataatatgtacaaaggccttctaatcttgtctctccttgatgcttggtcattgaattcgatcaatttagtctcgttttgccatgaaaatgcaagattcttactcctttcctaccaagggttcaaaatctcaaagaatatgcaaaagaaagaactaaagataagaaatgacccaaatatgcactaaaaagcatgggaacaaggttaattcgggggctaaatatgcgctaattatggtcacatcattggTCAGCACTGCTgctgcattttttttttctttgggcTTTTGTTGCTGTGTTGTGCAGGAGCTACGGCCAATCTGTGCAGGCCGTGGCTGGGCATTGTCGGGGTGCGGCCAGGCCGTGGCTGGGCAGGTTATGGTCACGGCAAGGTCGTAGCCTCGGTTGGGTTAATTTTTATCcgtgaaatatttttttttcgggtttaattaaattgaatttcTTCACATGTTTTATGCATATTAAATTCCTTATTtgccatttatttacatatttctcACATGAGTCATAAATGTGGAACTTATTGTTTATTCATGTCATAACTATTTGAAATATCTTCATTTATCTATTATATGAgctttaattaatttattctcatttatttatcgtatttcaaaTACGAGCGATTTATTCCACTTGGTTAATtgatgagtcgtattcttgtgaaaatgTCATAATGCTATGCCTTATTGCTTGACTAATTtacacctctctcgttggccgttctgccgagGGTTGGTTATTATACTCCTTCGACACTtctctcgttggccgttctgccgagGTTGGTTATTATACTCTTTCgacacctctctcgttggccgttctgccgagagttgCTTATTATACTCTTTTgacacctctctcgttggccgttctgccgagagttggttacTATGCTTTCTCgacacctctctcgttggccgttctgccgagagttggatatcttattttatttctgccgctctcgttggccgttctgccgagagttTGGTACTCGACTTCccttctgtcgatcgagtcttgggtgcgAACCGTTCAACAGTAGGTCGAATCTGTCCAGGTTACACTAGGACCTACCAGGGGAAAGTGAGTCTAAGAGTAGCTAGTAAAGGTTTTGCATAGTCGGATAGTTGCATATGACATACTTCCGTAATTAATTGCATTTCATTTCTTTACCTTCTTATTTAATTGAGTATGTCCATAAATTGCCTAGTTTTATCCTATTGTGTCTCCTCTTATTAATCCATTATATATATAATCTCGTGTTCTCTCATGTTtcaagttatttacattttaattaaCATGCTTGCCTAtctgagttctttgttatgtttgtATCGATTTAATGTGGCTGGGAGGATCCTTGAATTACTCCCCAccgactgtggcgttcatgtttacatgaatgacaggtactaaTCGGCGTttatatggggtgaagacatgtgtgagctagcgagtacgtCGACCCTTGGATCATGTTATTTTTACCCTTTTATGACGCGTAGACTTATGTCCTAAATatgttattcgtgggatatcttttccctgtTTACTAAACTTGGATGGTAAACATCTAAATTTACCCATTTGTACTTGTTTACCTATGTTATGGATACCTCGTGTTAAACTTcgataaaactttaaaaaaaaaaaatattcaaaattttcatgtttttcCGCTGTGGTTTATTAAGTTGTATCTTCCGCTTTaacgcggggtgtcacagttggtatcagagcctttgttgctcccgacacacacacgtgtaccccaatttaaatttgaacttgaccttgaaataatgaatgagagatggttagaactaaggacctaagttggtagtcttctTGTGTATGGTATTTGTTAAGTACTAACTTGTTTGATTTTCTTTGGTGCTTTAAGAAGTTATAAGATGGTGCGACCAAATAATGTGGAGAATACTATCTTGCAAGCCCTTACTCAAATTCTTCAAAATCAACAAAATGTCAATGTTCAAGCCAATCCCGCTCCACAAGTGGTAGATCGTCAAGGAAGTTTTGCTTGGATTCcaagtcaactagcaagaaacaaggctaggacctatggtggtgaagtggatcctatTGAGATTTCTGAGTGGTTCCGTGACATGGAAAAGAATTTCTCTCTTTATGATGTCCAAGATCGAGACAAAGTGAAGTTTGCCTCTCATTTCCTTGTGAGGgaggccgataggtggtggactataACTGGACCTTCCGTCACTCAAGACCCCACCTTTGATTGGAGCCGCTTCAAGTCTCTTGTGGAAACTGGTTTCTACCCTAAGGAACTCAAACAACAAAAATTGAAGGAGTTCATTGAATTCAAGCAAGGAGGACTATCTGTCCAAGCTTTCACCGACAACTTCAATGATCTCGCTCATTATGCTTCAAgattcgtgaaagatgaagatgaGCGTGTCTACTTCTACCGGAGCAAGTTGAATCCCAAGTTGGAAAGTATGGTGAGAAGAGACTCCACAACCTTTGTGCCGGTctatgatgatgctctttgggccgaGAATTCCTTGAAGGCTATTGAAGATGATGCTAAGCCTCGTCCCTCCTCTATTTCTTATCATCTTAACGTCCATGGCAAGAGACCCTTTGTGCCCCCGTCTTCGACGAACATTGCTAACAAGAAGAGATCCTTACCAAGAGATCAAGAACCAAGAGTACATGAGCCGAGTGGACAAGTCTCCCAACCAAGCTATAACACCAATTTTGAGAAGTCCCGCAAGTGCTTCGGTTGTAAGGAAGCcctacaccccggagttggatgttATGGTAGACCCTTAACTTGCTACCGTTGTAAGACGTCCGGACATCGCTTCCATGATTGCCCCGAAAGGAAAGTTTCTACTACTTCTAATCCCACTCAAGCTCCAAAAGCTAAGCCAAGAGGAACCATTTATGttatgagtcgagccgaagctgCCGCTTAttccgatatcattacgggtgtGTTTCtccattcttgatcaactttgCCTTATTCTTCgcctcttggtgcttatccttcttctaaactctctttcgTTATACTTTGGAAGCCACTCTTATAACCTTCTCAACTTGCCCTTTATTTCTTGCTTACCCTCCTTGACCATAAGCTCTTTCGTTCATGCCTGTGTTACTCTTTTCGTTGTCCTTTCCCATTGAGTTCAAGtctagtgacctataaaaactctatGTCCTTTCGCCTTGTGTTGACCTTATTTACCGTGACTTTTTACCCTTAAAAGTTcgtcatagctcttttgttggttaagtttaaATTCTCTTAGCGTGCTTTGTAAACGTAATATCTAAGTTGTTTTTTTTTCCATTTGTACAATCTCTAAACTTTTCAAACTACCATTTTTTTATTTGTTGTtaaaaaaatttatgttactattacaaaactttacctatttgtaaagatttgaaaaatgaaaatttgatttaatcctctttttgttctttgagtataacttctttttattgatttttaattgctGAACCCGGGctacttttaattttgctcaatttctaaatAACTTTGATTTATCTAtgattctttgtcaaagtttaatgttataatttcaaggacttgactcctttttgagtttaaaaatgaaacttttattttcattttggcttttgcaaaaaaaaaaaattgagttgaTTACCTTTTTCGATTGGTTATAACGTTGATGgaatgttaggactcgttattaaaggcgtctaataacttgtccTGCGCTTATCGATGAATGATTTTTGTTTAAAACTTGtccttgacttggaaagttagcgttcttgtgtgcacgacaagagcaatttcgttccatgaagggacttacacttttgaaaactctccataGATATTTTTGGAAGTATTTTATTTCTGCAAATGATTTGGTTTTTAACCTTATTTtcgatttggagtgtgatgttcttgaatgcgcaacgagaacacttccgtttcTTTGACGGGAATATGGTGCTGTTTAAAATCTTACTTGAAACTTTtgaaaaaaataaatttaatttacaataagtatccttttaatattttagttaccgatttcaaaaagtccagctttatttttataacctttcatttctactttcaagtttcgaggacgaaactttttaaaaggagaggtgattgtaacacccgccctTTTTGTATAATTTTCGTAAAGAAAAGTAatacttttacattactttacctagttaatttaattatattactaAAAGTGAATTTAATTAAAGCTATAATTTTTAAAGCTTACTTTATACGAAATATACGTTTTAACCGGATGAagtaataatgatgataataataataataataataataataataataataataataataataataataataatattaataatattaataataataataataataataataataataataataataataataataataataataataataataataataataataataataataataataataataataataataataataataataataataataataataataataataataataataataataataatagtgttaATAGTAATaagttccgtcttaaattatagtaggtttaagacgtAATTTTTAAGTCTAGCTAGGAATCGTCACACGTTCTCATGTGAGACTAGACTAAAATCTACCCTCGACCTAGTCCGAATCGACAACTCAATGCTCAATTCATCACCCAATTAATACAATACAATACTTTATCTAATCTCCTCTCACACTTTTCTTTGTTTTGGTTCTGGACCAATCCTAAGCCATTGACCTTCCTTCCTTTTTCCACCTACCTGGTAAACCACAAAAAGGAAAGCAACCTGCATTGTGAAAACAATAGACGAAGCAGAGGTTAAAAGCTCCTTTTTCACGACCTTGTTACACAGATCCCGGCCCCATTTCTTCACCATTCCTCTTAAATTTTGTACCGTCCCCATCCCCTTTCcttccttcatctttcaaggtatGAAAGACATAGTCTTGTGGAGTTTTCGTCTCGACCCGTCTCATGAATGTAACGTTTTTAAGCTAATCTCGGCTATTATTACGGTTTCTAGgtgaaggatttgaagacccggagTAAGACTCGAGCTTTGGggaccgtttattcgaagaataaggagcgtttaaggtaacggtgatgggattactcgacattatgtcgaaAACTGACCCAATGCAGCCCATGGgactacctttgtcccgggttcaacatccatgggacttatacacctcttgagggtagtactttgattgatgaggacgccgtcttcaaccaccaccggtggtgtaggcaatgggagtgtagaatggttcacaaaagggtgttcctctattgttctttcggagtggaatatacccggtaccgacccaaggttgaccccgtattcgcctaggccgagctaccttctcgacatccaaatccTCGCCAAACCCCCCCCAAAGAGAAGAAGTACCTCAacaacctcgtgggataccggcaaggcctaTTCCCCCGCtatcctatgtgcctatcccatcTTACCCTACTCCTCATACGCTATTTTCACCACAAATCCCCAATGCTCCGGATATGCATGACTTGATGAACCTTATGAAGAAGGTTGATCTCGGAGtacactgtaatactacggttttatgagtctctgggtactctatcgagtaagggtgagttgcgatttaaaatagtttctgacctgttgggtactcgatcgagtaacttgggtactcgatcaagtaagggggcactcgatcgagtaccttagctactcgattgagtagccggtttacggggagttatttctcgggttttgttaattatgtgattaaggtatataatcttttccgtcattgtttctaaacacttttcaaaacctaaattactgtcaaagagagaaagcaagtacgttcatcactttaatcgcattgttagcaaatcccggagtttggaaggtcggttttcatcgtttgttataccatcgagatccttgcgtcgagggtaagatctatgtaccctttttttctgtttttcctttaagttggttaaaccctaatatggggatttgggggttttgtgtagattgtgatttggtagtgtttatatgtttgtatgataggaggaggttttgtagaagaggctttttgatacagctgttgataccgtctgatagttgtgctttccaggtaggatttcctactcagtattagtcccataatgggatgattgttgatgtgttgagattgattgtttgctatagtaattgtattgtgacggttgtgattgtgattgtgattggttgtctaagtttctcgaggcgtgtcctcggctgagtagtgtctcttgcgggagtggcttcacgccctagtttcgcccttcgtggaacccgccacggaaggggatgtgcacattaatggacagggttatcgctcaatatgaggagcggggatttggtgggtaaggctgcggtcccccactagcagggctggtccagtggacagtcggtgattgagattgacgGGATTGGAGtaattgtgtgtatgtgtgacggttaagctgtctgtttatcttactgttgatatatataagttgtgtgattagtactgaccccggttgttgttttgtaaacccgcagtgatccattcggggatggtgagcgagaatgagcgagtttgagttgagtattgggatagctgggatgtgccaccgtctgacgatagaagtcttccgctgtagtcttttaattttatgacatttcagtatttcagtagacagttggttttaagaacttgtacccgtattttgggatttggtttcagatgtacttttcactaaagttatattatttaaagttgtttctttattgtcttatgaatataaTGCCTCGGACAACAGAGAttgtggcatccttatacctgagtggtcctggtaaggcacttggagtatgggggtgttacaaatggtatcagagcgacgatcctgaaacctgtaaccaatgaatctaatgaatctagggagtcaattaaaatgaacccggggtaaaggttgtaggagctaatggaaagac
Encoded here:
- the LOC141601849 gene encoding uncharacterized protein LOC141601849; protein product: MEKNFSLYDVQDRDKVKFASHFLVREADRWWTITGPSVTQDPTFDWSRFKSLVETGFYPKELKQQKLKEFIEFKQGGLSVQAFTDNFNDLAHYASRFVKDEDERVYFYRSKLNPKLESMVRRDSTTFVPVYDDALWAENSLKAIEDDAKPRPSSISYHLNVHGKRPFVPPSSTNIANKKRSLPRDQEPRVHEPSGQVSQPSYNTNFEKSRKCFGCKEALHPGVGCYGRPLTCYRCKTSGHRFHDCPERKVSTTSNPTQAPKAKPRGTIYVMSRAEAAAYSDIITGVFLHS